In Amaranthus tricolor cultivar Red isolate AtriRed21 chromosome 3, ASM2621246v1, whole genome shotgun sequence, a single window of DNA contains:
- the LOC130808803 gene encoding phosphoglycerate mutase-like protein 4, with protein sequence MTDSISRVSVENDVNGPIDPPCTDVIVVRHGETDWNAFGKIQGQLDVELNEIGRQQAVAVADRLSREPNISAIYSSDLKRALETAEKIASKYGGLEVIKEKDLRERHLGDLQGRVYQESAKLNPIAYAAFKSHRSDQEIPGGGESRDQLYKRCTSLLQKIGEKHRGERVIVVSHGGAIRSLFNRAAAKGQNPGKIMNTSVGIIQLFDGDKWCIKSWNDVSHLTKTEFLESAFGGDASSG encoded by the exons ATGACCGATTCTATTTCCAG GGTTTCAGTGGAGAATGATGTGAATGGCCCAATTGATCCTCCTTGCACAGATGTTATTGTGGTTCGTCATGGGGAAACAGATTGGAATGCTTTTGGTAAAATTCAG GGGCAGTTGGATGTTGAATTAAATGAGATTGGGAGGCAGCAAGCAGTGGCG GTTGCTGATCGACTCTCGAGGGAGCCTAATATATCCGCTATATATTCATCTGATTTGAAAAGGGCTCTTGAGACTGCGGAGAAAATAGCTTCCAAATATGGTGGGCTTGAG GTTATAAAAGAGAAAGATCTACGTGAAAGGCATTTAGGAGACCTGCAAGGACGTGTTTATCAAGAATCAGCCAAGCTGAACCCTATAGCTTATGCAGCATTCAAGTCTCACAGATCTGATCAAGAAATTCCG GGTGGTGGTGAAAGTCGTGATCAGCTGTATAAACGCTGTACGTCTTTGTTGCAGAAGATTGGTGAAAAACATAGAG GGGAACGAGTAATTGTAGTCAGTCACGGGGGTGCCATAAGATCACTATTCAATCGAGCAGCAGCCAAAGGACAAAACCCTGGAAAAATAATGAATACATCAGTTGGTATAATTCAGTTGTTTGATGGAGACAAGTGGTGTATCAAATCATGGAATGATGTTAGTCATCTCACAAAAACGGAATTTCTAGAGTCTGCTTTTGGCGGGGATGCTTCTTCAGGATAG